In Cicer arietinum cultivar CDC Frontier isolate Library 1 chromosome 1, Cicar.CDCFrontier_v2.0, whole genome shotgun sequence, one DNA window encodes the following:
- the LOC101500992 gene encoding protein S40-6 — protein sequence MAKGRKLTTSRSERLLGTYAYSYNQGSVAADPSELREEDIWSTTGDSADNDLNTSDDWEPQHAATSESNGGSSYRNRRRISQNGDDHRQIGGLSLAFEDPASNTATMTARIVHQFRSHESVASSPRGRHVASSLPVNVPDWSKILRVDSVESLHDDDVDDDDLEMVPPHEYLARSRKMAAKSVFEGVGRTLKGRDLSRVRDAVWSQTGFDG from the coding sequence ATGGCCAAAGGTAGGAAATTAACAACCAGCCGCAGCGAGCGTCTCTTAGGAACATATGCTTATTCTTACAACCAAGGCTCTGTCGCCGCTGACCCGTCGGAGCTCCGGGAAGAGGATATCTGGTCCACCACCGGCGATTCTGCCGATAATGACTTGAATACTTCCGATGACTGGGAGCCACAGCATGCTGCAACCTCCGAGAGTAACGGCGGATCGTCCTATCGGAATCGGCGCCGGATTAGCCAGAACGGCGACGACCACCGCCAAATAGGTGGTTTATCACTTGCGTTTGAAGATCCGGCGAGTAACACCGCGACGATGACGGCGAGGATCGTGCACCAGTTCCGTTCACACGAGAGCGTGGCTTCATCGCCACGTGGACGACACGTGGCATCTTCCTTGCCCGTGAACGTGCCGGATTGGAGTAAGATACTCCGAGTTGACTCGGTTGAGTCACTGCACGACGACGATGTCGACGATGATGATTTGGAGATGGTTCCGCCACACGAGTATTTGGCGCGTAGCCGTAAGATGGCGGCGAAATCGGTTTTCGAAGGTGTGGGTCGGACTTTGAAAGGTCGTGATTTGAGCCGGGTTCGTGATGCTGTGTGGAGTCAGACCGGGTTCGATGGTTGA